The segment TGGCCCTGGACCGGTTGCGGTGGAACCGGCGTTATCGGCCGCTGACGAGCGCATGGAAGTTGTGAGTTCAAACGGTCGTCGGGTGATTGTGGGTAGCGGTGTCGATATTGAAGCGCTGCTTCGGATCGTGCGCGGACTGGAGACGTTGCGATGATCCCGCTTCCTTCGGGCCAAGGTGTGCGGGTATGGATTGCGACGGGCCATACGGACATGCGGTGTGGGTTCGCATCGCTGGCATTGCGGGTGCAGGAAATTTTGAAGCTGAACCCTCTGGACGGCAATCTTTTTGTGTTTCGCGGTCGCAGCGGATCGCTGTTAAAAGTGATCTGGAGTGACGGCCAAGGGAGCTGCCTTTTTACAAAAAGATTAGACCGTGGCCGGTTCGTCTGGCCTTCTGCCGAAGGCGGAGCGATCGCGATATCACCCGCGCAGCTCAGTTATCTTCTGTCCGGGATCGACTGGAGGCATCCTCAAGAAACCTGGCGGCCGACGAAGGTCGGCTAGCATTATTCAATTGAAAATACAGGGGAAATCTGATCGAATGGCTTGATGATCTCAAAGCCTGTCGATCTTCCTGCGGATGTTGTTGGCGCTTATCTGGCGCTGCGTGGCGAGCATGAAGCCTTGCAGGTTAAACACGCTATCGCCGTCGCGGAAGCCGCCAATGCGCAGGCGATGCTCTCTGACAACGAGGCGCTGATCGTTGCTCTGGAATTGAAGATCGAGAAGCTCAGGCGCGAGTTGCGGGGCCAGCGCTCTGAGCGCACGGCGCGCCTGCTCGACCAGTTGGAACTGCAACTCGAGGAACTCGTGGCGGCGGCGACGGAGGATGAGGTCGCGGCACAAGCAGCAAGCGCCAGAACCTCGAGCGTACGTTCGTTCACGCGCAAACGGCCGGTGCGCAAACCATGGCCGGACGATATCGAGCGCGAACGTATCGTCATCGAGCCGCCGACGACTTGCGCCTGCTGTGGTGGTTCGCGCCTGTCGAAGCTGGGCGAGGACGTCACCGAGACGCTGGAGGAGATCCCACGCCGGTTCAAAGTGATCGAGACGGTGCGGGAAAAATTTACCTGCCGTGACTGTGAGGCGATCAGTCAGCCGCCGGCACCCTTCCATGCCACGCCGCGCGGCTTTATCGGACCGAACCTGCTGGCGACGATCCTCTTCGACAAGTTCGGCATGCACAGCCCGCTCAACCGGCAGAGTGCCCGGTTCAAATGCGAGGGCATCGATCTTTCGACCTCGACGCTGGCCGACCAGGTCGGGTACGCAACAGCCGCTCTCATGCCTGTCTTCGATCTGATCGAGGCGCATGTCTTCGCGGCCGAGCGTCTTCACGGTGATGACACCACCATTCCCATTCAGGCCAAGGACAAATGCGTGACCGGGCGCATATGGACTTACGTCCGGGCCGATCAGCCGTTCGGGGGAACGGATGCGCCGGCGGCGATCTATTATGCGTCGAGTGACCGGCGCGGCGAACATCCGCAGAAACACCTGGCCGGATACGGCGGCATTCTGCAGAGCGATTGCTACAATGGCTTCGAGCCGATCGCTGTTGCCGCAACGAAAGAGGTCCCGATCACATTCGCCTTTTGCCACGCGCATGCGCGGCGGAAGTTCTTTGAGCTGGCCGATATCCAGAAAAATGCTCGGGATCACAAGCGGAGGGGCAAGCCGATCTCGCCGATCGCATTGGAAGCCGTCAAGCGCTATGACGAGTTGTTCGAAATCGAGCGCCAGATCAACGGATTGAGCGCCGAAGAACGACTGGCTGTGCGGCAGGAGAAGAGCAAGCCACTGTTCGATGACATGCACGAGTGGTTGACGAAGGAGCGCGCCACGCTCAGCAGATCGTCCGAGGTCATCGAGCCGATCGATTACATGCTCAAGCGCTGGGAGGGCTTTGCTCTCTTCCTCGAAGATGGAAGGGTCTGTCTTACGAACAATGCAGCGGAAAGAGCGTTGCGCGGTGTGGCGTTAGGAAGGAAAAACTGGACCTTCGCCGGTTCTCAGCGCGGGGCCGATCGTGCCGCTGTCATGCTGACCGTCATCACCACCTGCCGCCTCAACGACGTCGACCCAAAGGCGTGGCTTGCAGACGTGCTGGCTCGCATCGCCGACCATCCTGTCACGCGCCTGTACGAACTGCTGCCCTGGGAGTGGAAACGTGCATCGGCGGCAACCGTCATGCTGGCGGCCTGACGATGGTGGCTTCTGTCGTCCGCCTGAAGGTCACCCTCGATCATGTCGAGCCGATAGTGATGCGGCGCGTTGTCGTGCCATTCAGCATCAGGCTCAGTCGGCTGCACGAGGTGTTGCAGGCGGCGATCGGCTGGACCAACAGCCACCTTTACGAATTCCGCATGCGTGACGTCGGCTTTGGTTTGCCTGACGAGGAATGGGGCGATGGTCCGATCGATGCCCGCAGGGTCTCGCTGCTGTCGGCAGTCCAGGACACCGGCGCGAAATCGTTCAAATACCTTTACGACTTTGGCGACGGCTGGGAACACAGCATCAAGATCGAGCGCACCTTTCCTGCAGTCGGCACGGAAGGACCGATGCTCCTCGAAGCAACGGGGCACTGCCCGCCCGAAGACGTTGGTGGTCCATGGGGTTATCAGGAGTTCTGCGAGGCGCTTGCAGACCCGGCGCACGAGCGACATGCCGAAACCCTCGAATGGTGGGGCAGCAGCGATTATGATTCCGCCGCCGCCAACTTCTCGCAGCTCAACAAAGCCGTCGATGACCTGGCTGCAAAATGGGCCCGAAAAGCGCGCCGTAAGACCTGAGCGCCGGGGCTGTGGCCGAAGGCCGAAAGTGGATTTTAGCGTGTAAACAACCGGCGGAACAGTTCTTCCGAGCGCCGTAGACCTTCGTCCGTCAGGACCAGCGACTTCGACTTGTTCACCGGATCACAGATCAGTCCCTTCTCATGCAACCGGTCCGTCGTCGCCCAGTCAAATCCCTTCCAGGCGCAACGCTCGTTGTGGAGCGTCAGCCATAACAGTGCCAGGACCGCGTCATCGATTTTGTCCTCGTCGATCTCCATTCTGCTATCCTACCACGCGCGAGCCCCCCAAGTCCCGCGGCCCACCTCGGATGGATACGGCTGTGCGCCATCGTGTACTCGATGTGCTCTCCTTCCCACGCCATCTTGTCCGAAGCGCCACGGTCGCGACGCGATTTCTTCCAGGCTCTGAGACCTCCATCCAAGATGGATCTGCGATCTCGTACCGCCGATCGCGATGCCCATGTCATCAGCGCAACAGGATCGAAGCGTATGAAGAAACCTTCACCGTACTGCTCGATCGCCGGCAACCATTCCGGAACCTCGCCTAGCGGCGCGCCGTTCACAGCGAGACCAACATCCTCCACCCCATCGTCAGCCAATGGGGCCGGTTCGAAGCGCGTGAAACCATAGAGGCAGGACACCTCCCGAAGCCGGTGGACCGCCACGAGGTCCTTGATCCCGGCAAGCATAGGTTCACGTTTCGGATCCCAGAGGTTTCGATTGAGCGTTTCTGCGTGGAGTCTGGCGTCGGGGCGGTTTTCGCCGATTAGCGCGCGCCCACTCGCTAGCAACTGGAACTCGGCGATCCGAGGATTCATCTGGTCAGTCTGATCCGCATTCTTTCCGGCCGCCCTACGAGCTTCTATTCGAGCGAAAACGTCGGGATCTGCGAATGGTCCCAGGTTCGCTGCGACGACAGGGTTGAACCTTTTCGCCATGGCTACCTCAATGGCGGACGAGCAGGTGCTTACGTTCGACCACACTGCGTCGAGCGCCTTGTCGAGCGCGTCGTTCGCTTCCGGCAGCGAGATCACGCGTACAATCTGAGGGAAGTATGTATTGGTTGCGCTGCGGGTGAGGAGCCGCAGGGAGTTGTCGCAGCCGTCAGGATCGTCCGGGCCGATCCAAGGTCGCTTAGCCGTAGTAGAGTTTCTCCGCGTTCCCGCGGCGGTCGTCGGCGATCCGTCGCCAGGTGTCGAGCAACCCCTCCACGATCATCTTCAGCGCGGCGTGCCCTCCGACAACTGCGTCCGGAGGTGCGCGGGAGAGGATCACGTCGACGATCTCCTGCGCCCTCACATGGTCGGGCATCTCCACAGCGTTGCGCTCGTCAGTCAGCTCCGAATGCAGATGCCGAACACAGGCCACGACGACGGCGGCAAGTGCTCGGTCGATCGCTCGTGCCGCCCAAGGCGTTACGCTGGTCGGTTCGACGACGCGGTAGAAGGCTGCATGGAATTGGCGGAAGTGCTCGAAGTGTAGGCGATCGCGCGGCTTTTGTGCGTTGAGGAGTGTCACCACCAGTCCTGGCTTGTCTGGCAATCGCCCGACGCGGCTCGATGCCTGAATACCGCCCAATGCAGCCGTCGAAGGTTCGTATCCGACGATGAAAAAACTGTCGCTCTGAACGCATTTGATCTTAAGCCAATCGCCGCGCCGATCGGAATGATGGGGAACGTCCAGCTTTTTGGCGATGATGCCCTCGAGGCCATGTTCGCACGCCGCCGCAAACAGCTCGTCGCCATCGCCCTCGATCGCTTCGGAAAACCGGATGGCACCGAAAGCCTCTGTCGGAACGATGCTCTCGAGTATTTGCCGACGCTCGGAAAGAGCCATTCTCCGAAGATCGTGCCCGTCAAGATACAGGATATCGAAGGCGAAGAAGACCGCTTCGTCGGCACTTCGCTTGCCGCCGCGACCACCCAGTGCCTGTTGCAGAGCACCGAAGTCGGAGCGCCCTTGATCGTCCAACACCACGGCCTCGCCGTCGAGGATCATCGTGCCGCCGAGCCAGGCTGCCGCTTTCGCGATCGACGGAAAGCGATGGGTCCAATCGTGGCC is part of the Rhizobium sp. CB3090 genome and harbors:
- the tnpB gene encoding IS66 family insertion sequence element accessory protein TnpB (TnpB, as the term is used for proteins encoded by IS66 family insertion elements, is considered an accessory protein, since TnpC, encoded by a neighboring gene, is a DDE family transposase.), whose translation is MIPLPSGQGVRVWIATGHTDMRCGFASLALRVQEILKLNPLDGNLFVFRGRSGSLLKVIWSDGQGSCLFTKRLDRGRFVWPSAEGGAIAISPAQLSYLLSGIDWRHPQETWRPTKVG
- a CDS encoding IS66 family transposase, which encodes MISKPVDLPADVVGAYLALRGEHEALQVKHAIAVAEAANAQAMLSDNEALIVALELKIEKLRRELRGQRSERTARLLDQLELQLEELVAAATEDEVAAQAASARTSSVRSFTRKRPVRKPWPDDIERERIVIEPPTTCACCGGSRLSKLGEDVTETLEEIPRRFKVIETVREKFTCRDCEAISQPPAPFHATPRGFIGPNLLATILFDKFGMHSPLNRQSARFKCEGIDLSTSTLADQVGYATAALMPVFDLIEAHVFAAERLHGDDTTIPIQAKDKCVTGRIWTYVRADQPFGGTDAPAAIYYASSDRRGEHPQKHLAGYGGILQSDCYNGFEPIAVAATKEVPITFAFCHAHARRKFFELADIQKNARDHKRRGKPISPIALEAVKRYDELFEIERQINGLSAEERLAVRQEKSKPLFDDMHEWLTKERATLSRSSEVIEPIDYMLKRWEGFALFLEDGRVCLTNNAAERALRGVALGRKNWTFAGSQRGADRAAVMLTVITTCRLNDVDPKAWLADVLARIADHPVTRLYELLPWEWKRASAATVMLAA
- a CDS encoding plasmid pRiA4b ORF-3 family protein — translated: MVASVVRLKVTLDHVEPIVMRRVVVPFSIRLSRLHEVLQAAIGWTNSHLYEFRMRDVGFGLPDEEWGDGPIDARRVSLLSAVQDTGAKSFKYLYDFGDGWEHSIKIERTFPAVGTEGPMLLEATGHCPPEDVGGPWGYQEFCEALADPAHERHAETLEWWGSSDYDSAAANFSQLNKAVDDLAAKWARKARRKT
- a CDS encoding DUF6429 family protein; this encodes MEIDEDKIDDAVLALLWLTLHNERCAWKGFDWATTDRLHEKGLICDPVNKSKSLVLTDEGLRRSEELFRRLFTR
- the ligD gene encoding non-homologous end-joining DNA ligase, with translation MTKVPRKSSLPLLQGAEPPLRTRPRKPRDPGQPRLPFDPMPQRIEPCLALSASKPPKGPQWAYEVKWDGYRLAIHVEPARVRIITRGGHDWTHRFPSIAKAAAWLGGTMILDGEAVVLDDQGRSDFGALQQALGGRGGKRSADEAVFFAFDILYLDGHDLRRMALSERRQILESIVPTEAFGAIRFSEAIEGDGDELFAAACEHGLEGIIAKKLDVPHHSDRRGDWLKIKCVQSDSFFIVGYEPSTAALGGIQASSRVGRLPDKPGLVVTLLNAQKPRDRLHFEHFRQFHAAFYRVVEPTSVTPWAARAIDRALAAVVVACVRHLHSELTDERNAVEMPDHVRAQEIVDVILSRAPPDAVVGGHAALKMIVEGLLDTWRRIADDRRGNAEKLYYG